One window of Triticum dicoccoides isolate Atlit2015 ecotype Zavitan chromosome 5A, WEW_v2.0, whole genome shotgun sequence genomic DNA carries:
- the LOC119300897 gene encoding protein DETOXIFICATION 21-like, which translates to MEKRGEESQAPLLEPRPAAAENGGSDMVGEGGAEEVEVGLGRQLLEENRKLWAVAGPSICTRFSTFGVTVISQAFIGHIGPTELAAYALVSTVLMRFSNGILLGMASALETLCGQSYGAKQYHMMGIYLQRSWIILSGCAVLMLPIFIFTEPLLVFIGQDPTISAVAGTISIWYIPVMFASVFNFTLQMYLQAQSKNMIITYLAFVNLGLHLFLSWLLTVKLHLGLAGVMTSMVIAMWIPAFGQLIFVLFGGCPLTWTGFSFTALTDLVPIFKLSLSSGVMLCLELWYSTILVLLTGYMKNAESALDALSICLNINGWEMMISIGFLAATGVRVANELGAGSAKRAKFAILNVVATSFSIGLVLFVFFLFFRGKLSYIFTTSEEVAALVADLSPLLAFSILLNSVQPVLSGVAVGAGWQSVVAYVNIATYYLIGIPLGAILGYVLGYHVKGIWVGMLLGTLVQTIVLLFITIRTDWDKQVEVTQERLKRWYMDGNNGKSDSRSSP; encoded by the exons ATGgagaagaggggggaggagagccAGGCCCCGCTGCTGGAGCccaggccggcggcggcggagaatgGCGGGAGTGACATGGTCGGCGAGGGAGGGGCGGAAGAAGTGGAGGTGGGGCTGGGGCGTCAGCTGCTGGAGGAGAACCGGAAGCTGTGGGCGGTGGCGGGGCCGTCCATCTGCACGCGCTTCTCCACCTTCGGGGTCACCGTGATCAGCCAGGCCTTCATCGGCCACATCGGCCCCACCGAGCTCGCCGCCTACGCCCTCGTCTCCACCGTGCTCATGCGCTTCAGCAACGGCATACTG CTCGGCATGGCGAGCGCGCTGGAGACGTTGTGCGGGCAGTCGTACGGGGCGAAGCAGTACCACATGATGGGCATCTACCTGCAGCGGTCCTGGATCATCCTCAGCGGCTGCGCCGTGCTCATGCTCCCCATCTTCATATTCACCGAGCCGCTGCTCGTCTTCATCGGCCAGGACCCAACGATCAGCGCCGTCGCCGGCACCATCTCCATATGGTACATCCCCGTCATGTTCGCCAGCGTCTTCAACTTCACGCTCCAGATGTACCTGCAGGCGCAGAGCAAGAACATGATCATCACCTACCTCGCCTTCGTCAACCTCGGCCTCCATCTGTTCCTCTCGTGGCTCCTGACCGTCAAGCTGCACCTTGGGCTCGCCGGGGTCATGACCTCCATGGTCATCGCCATGTGGATACCTGCGTTTGGGCAGCTCATCTTCGTCCTCTTCGGTGGCTGCCCTCTCACGTGGACGGGCTTCTCCTTCACAGCACTCACCGACCTCGTCCCTATCTTCAAGCTCTCTCTGTCCTCTGGTGTGATGCTCTG TTTGGAATTGTGGTACAGCACCATACTGGTCCTCCTAACCGGGTACATGAAGAATGCAGAGAGTGCACTTGACGCTCTTTCAATATG CCTTAACATCAATGGTTGGGAGATGATGATCTCTATCGGCTTTTTGGCTGCAACAGG AGTGCGTGTGGCAAACGAGCTCGGAGCTGGAAGTGCAAAAAGGGCCAAGTTTGCCATCTTAAATGTCGTCGCGACTTCTTTCTCAATAGGCCTTGTGTTGTTcgtcttctttcttttcttccgtGGGAAGCTTTCCTACATATTTACCACGAGTGAAGAGGTGGCTGCCTTAGTTGCTGACCTGTCGCCTCTTCTGGCCTTCTCCATCTTGCTGAACAGTGTTCAACCAGTGCTATCAG GTGTTGCCGTTGGTGCCGGTTGGCAAAGTGTCGTTGCCTATGTTAACATCGCAACATATTACTTGATTGGTATCCCTCTTGGAGCGATCCTAGGTTATGTTCTTGGATACCATGTGAAG GGCATTTGGGTTGGCATGCTGCTCGGGACACTGGTTCAAACAATTGTACTTCTGTTCATAACAATTAGGACCGACTGGGATAAACAG GTGGAGGTTACTCAGGAGAGATTGAAGAGGTGGTACATGGACGGGAACAATGGAAAGTCAGATTCAAGGTCAAGTCCATGA